A stretch of DNA from Pirellulales bacterium:
ATTTTAGCCGCAATATTAGCGAGTTTTGGCGGCGATGGCATATCAGCCTGAGCACTTGGCTGCGCGATTACCTGTATATCCCTTTGGGTGGAGGGCGGGTTTCGCCGCCGCGAATCTACTTTAATCTGATGACGACCATGGTCCTGGGGGGACTTTGGCACGGAGCAAGCTGGAACTTTGTGCTGTGGGGAGCCTACCACGGATTGCTCTTGTGCCTGCACCGATTGTGGACCGGTTGGACCAAGGGGACCGCGGTGGCCGCCGCCTTGGCCACCAGACCCGGCCAAATTCTGTGTTGGGCCCTGACCATGTATGTCACCCTTTTGGGTTGGTTGATCTTTTTCTTTAGTAATCCAGCTGTTCCGTTTTATAATAGCAGCGGCGACCAGGCGGGAACGCTGTTGGGTGTGATTGCTCGGTTTGTGATTTGGGACGGGCAGTGGAATCTGGCCAGCACCGGCCTAGGGAGGGGGGCCCCCATCACCGCCGCCCTGGCAATGCTGTTGTTTATCGTATTTCACGCCAGTTCGTATTTTTATGGCCGGTGGGCCGAACTGTTTGACCGTTGGCCCCGGGGCTGGCGAATGGTTCTGTATGTCGGGTTGGGATTTTTAGGATACTACTTTTGGCCGACGGAAAACACCGCATTTATTTATTTTCAGTTTTAACGGGTGAATCAGACGGTATCATCCAAATGGGATGAAAATATTTTACACTTCTCAAAACTTATTCGACTACTTGGATAAATTTCGCTGAAGCGCTTTTGCCACTGCCGAGCAGCTAGAGCATATTGCAAATCCTCTTGGCGATAATTTTTTTCACTTTAATTCCCGCCAGGTAAACACTTGTGTGATCTCGTGGGTGGCTGAACCCAGAGTGATGCTAAATGGGATCTCCAAGCGCAGATTGGGCACGGAGAGACCAAATTCGGGATGCCAGGTGCAGTTTTGCACGCGGGGCTGTTCGGCGGTTCCATGTATTGCTAATGTCACCCGCACCCGGTCAGAGGCAAACTGTAACAACTGCCCTGTGTCTACGGCCTCGGTCGTTGTATCCCCGGCCACCAGCCGAAACGCGGGATGTAAATGCCATATAATTACTGCGGATTCCCAGTTCCCGGTTAGCTCATCGGTCACGCACAGCTTCTCCGGGGTGCAATCCCACCTTCGCGTATGTGTGACCCTACCCGACAGCCGCTGGTAACCATCATGGGCGGCCTTACAGTAAAATTCACTTATCGTGGGGCATTTCCATTCCGATTGAGTCACCCGTGCCCGCCGCGCCACACGAAACCCGCCCCAGACCTCGCTTGAGTCTTGACTATCCACCATGACCGTGTTGTGCGACGCGGTGCCCCGTTGACGCAAACGTTCCGCGCTGGTGCCATACACGGAAATCCCCGAATTCACCAGACAACGCTGCCCATATAGGGACAACTCGCAACTGAGCGTATCCGCGTGGGCGTGTCCGGGAAGATAATCCGGGCCAATAGCCGCCACATCCATGAGCATCACCAAGGGACCTGTTTGCCAGCGCAGATAACCACTAGCGGGAAGGGGGGTACACCCTTCTGGCAAGTCAGGCACGGCGGGTAATTTCAGCCGCAGGGCATATTCTGAAAGCCGCCCGGGCCGCGTGGCTTGACCGCCGGTGGCATCGTTAAAGAAAGCAATCTCTCCGTCTGGGTGGGTCATCATCGCCAGCCAGAGTTGCATCCGATTAATGGACACGGGTAATTTCCAGTCATTAACCGCTGCCCAGAGATTCGGACATGTCGCCTGATAGGTGTGTGCCAGATTCCAGATATCCAGCAAATCTTCTAGGATAATCGCTTGGTACATGGGGCTGAGTTCAAAGTGCCCACCGTCCGGCAGAATTTGTTCGGGCAATTGTTGGGCATAGATTTGCATGCCGGTTAATAGCCATTGGTCAGCCTCAGGCCCACTAAAGTAAGCCCCCGCAAAGACCAGAGCCTTGGCATTGGCTAGCAAGTGATTACCTAACAAGTGGTATTCCAGCGATTGCGCCAGCCAGCGCGCCTGGGCGGCCAAACTGTCAGTAAGTGCGGGTGATAAACTGCCGCCCCCGTACGCCCACTTGATCCAATTGACAATCCGCAGCGACGTTGGATAAGGGTCCCAAGCGTCGGGTGTGCCGGGGGGGCAGGCGGATATCCAATCCGCCAGCCATTGCAGATGCCAGTCATTTCGGTCCGCCCCCCCCACGGCGTTCAGGTCATCAAAATAATGCAGGTGGTACCGCCACAGATGGTCGGGGGTGGCGGGCTGAACAAAAAGGTTAGTGGATGGGAGGGCTCTTTCGGCGGGGCTGACTGGAC
This window harbors:
- a CDS encoding alginate lyase family protein: MLAPGLFRFQNQTFQVHHFHPLRASPVSPAERALPSTNLFVQPATPDHLWRYHLHYFDDLNAVGGADRNDWHLQWLADWISACPPGTPDAWDPYPTSLRIVNWIKWAYGGGSLSPALTDSLAAQARWLAQSLEYHLLGNHLLANAKALVFAGAYFSGPEADQWLLTGMQIYAQQLPEQILPDGGHFELSPMYQAIILEDLLDIWNLAHTYQATCPNLWAAVNDWKLPVSINRMQLWLAMMTHPDGEIAFFNDATGGQATRPGRLSEYALRLKLPAVPDLPEGCTPLPASGYLRWQTGPLVMLMDVAAIGPDYLPGHAHADTLSCELSLYGQRCLVNSGISVYGTSAERLRQRGTASHNTVMVDSQDSSEVWGGFRVARRARVTQSEWKCPTISEFYCKAAHDGYQRLSGRVTHTRRWDCTPEKLCVTDELTGNWESAVIIWHLHPAFRLVAGDTTTEAVDTGQLLQFASDRVRVTLAIHGTAEQPRVQNCTWHPEFGLSVPNLRLEIPFSITLGSATHEITQVFTWRELK